A genome region from Kiloniellales bacterium includes the following:
- a CDS encoding SDR family NAD(P)-dependent oxidoreductase — protein sequence MRYRFALITGATSGIGEALAKALPARTGLLLTGRDGARLTALKDELGNGERQVETLVADLAEDAGREAVIAAAEARPLDLLVNNAGIGQVGEVLEIPAAREREMAEVNVVAPVVLTRALLPGMLERARAERRRAGLIVVASIMAFQPAPMMATYAATKAFDLHYAEALAAELAGQPIDVLALCPGGTRTRFGERAGIHAGRSGGWDSPERVAREALAALGQRSVHVVGGRNRLVTSVPRFLPRRTVAALYRRALAGMGGT from the coding sequence ATGAGGTATCGCTTCGCGCTGATCACAGGCGCCACCAGCGGCATCGGCGAGGCCCTGGCGAAGGCGCTGCCCGCGCGCACCGGGCTGCTGCTGACCGGCCGCGACGGCGCGCGCCTGACGGCGCTGAAGGACGAGCTGGGAAACGGCGAACGGCAAGTCGAGACCCTGGTCGCGGACCTGGCCGAGGACGCCGGGCGCGAGGCGGTGATCGCGGCGGCCGAGGCGCGGCCGCTTGACCTTCTGGTCAACAACGCGGGGATCGGACAGGTCGGCGAGGTGCTGGAGATCCCGGCCGCGCGGGAGCGCGAGATGGCCGAGGTCAATGTGGTCGCGCCGGTGGTCCTGACCCGAGCCCTGCTGCCCGGCATGCTGGAGCGCGCCAGGGCCGAGCGGCGGCGCGCGGGGCTGATCGTCGTCGCCTCGATCATGGCCTTCCAGCCGGCGCCGATGATGGCGACCTACGCCGCAACCAAGGCCTTCGACCTGCACTACGCCGAAGCCCTGGCCGCCGAGCTGGCCGGGCAGCCGATCGACGTCCTGGCGCTTTGCCCCGGCGGCACTCGGACCCGCTTCGGCGAGCGGGCCGGGATCCACGCCGGGCGCAGCGGCGGCTGGGACAGCCCGGAGCGGGTCGCGCGCGAGGCCCTGGCGGCCCTGGGCCAGCGCAGCGTCCACGTCGTCGGCGGCCGCAACCGGCTGGTGACCTCGGTGCCGCGCTTCCTGCCGCGGCGCACCGTGGCGGCCCTCTACCGCCGGGCCCTGGCCGGCATGGGCGGGACTTGA
- a CDS encoding phosphoglycerate kinase translates to MAGFRTLDDLDPAGRRVLVRVDFNVPMKDGRVTDATRIERALPTIRTLSEGGAKVILLSHFGRPKGERRPELSLAPVAAALEAALGAPVAFASDCIGAPAEATVADLPEGGVLLLENLRFHPGEEANDPAFAGALAALGDLYVDDAFSAAHRAHASVEALARRLPAAAGRLMQAELEHLARALEKPERPLAALVGGAKISTKLQLLGNLVARADLLIIGGGMANTFLAAAGVEVGRSLCEHDMADTAREIMAKAKAQGCDIVLPTDALVAAALETGVASETVSVKAVPAEQMILDVGPATAAHLARRLEDCRSLVWNGPLGCFEVPPFDQGTNAVAQAAARLTRDGRLLSVAGGGDTVAALAHAGVLEDFTYVSTAGGAFLEWLEGRTLPGVAALEAG, encoded by the coding sequence ATGGCCGGGTTTCGGACCCTCGACGACCTCGACCCGGCGGGCCGGCGGGTGCTGGTCCGGGTCGACTTCAACGTTCCCATGAAGGACGGCCGGGTCACCGACGCGACCCGGATCGAGCGCGCCCTGCCGACCATCCGGACACTGAGCGAAGGCGGCGCCAAGGTGATCCTGCTGTCCCACTTCGGCCGCCCAAAGGGCGAACGCCGGCCGGAACTCTCCCTCGCGCCGGTGGCCGCGGCGCTCGAGGCCGCCCTGGGCGCGCCCGTGGCCTTCGCGTCGGACTGCATCGGCGCGCCGGCCGAGGCCACCGTGGCGGATCTGCCCGAGGGCGGGGTCCTGCTGCTCGAGAACCTACGCTTCCACCCCGGCGAGGAGGCCAACGACCCGGCCTTCGCCGGGGCCCTGGCCGCCCTGGGCGATCTCTACGTCGACGATGCCTTCTCGGCGGCCCACCGCGCCCACGCCTCGGTCGAGGCCCTGGCCCGCCGCCTGCCCGCCGCTGCCGGGCGCCTGATGCAGGCCGAGCTGGAGCACTTGGCCCGGGCCCTGGAGAAGCCGGAGCGGCCCCTGGCCGCCCTGGTCGGCGGCGCCAAGATCTCGACCAAGCTGCAGCTCCTGGGCAACCTGGTCGCGCGGGCCGACCTGCTGATCATCGGCGGTGGCATGGCCAACACCTTCCTGGCCGCGGCCGGGGTCGAGGTCGGCCGGTCGCTCTGCGAGCACGACATGGCCGACACGGCGCGGGAGATCATGGCCAAGGCCAAGGCGCAGGGCTGCGACATCGTCCTGCCGACCGACGCCCTGGTCGCGGCGGCGCTCGAGACAGGCGTCGCGAGCGAGACCGTCTCGGTCAAGGCGGTCCCGGCCGAGCAGATGATCCTCGACGTCGGCCCGGCGACCGCCGCGCATCTGGCGCGGCGGCTGGAGGACTGCCGCAGCCTGGTCTGGAACGGCCCCCTGGGCTGCTTCGAGGTGCCGCCCTTCGATCAAGGGACCAACGCGGTCGCCCAGGCCGCCGCCCGCCTGACCCGCGACGGCCGCCTGCTCTCGGTCGCCGGCGGCGGCGACACCGTCGCGGCCCTGGCCCACGCCGGTGTGCTCGAGGACTTTACCTACGTCTCCACCGCCGGCGGCGCCTTCCTGGAATGGCTGGAAGGCCGTACTCTGCCGGGGGTGGCTGCGCTGGAGGCGGGGTAG
- a CDS encoding long-chain fatty acid--CoA ligase — MAEGTSPQGAQPWLRNYAPGVRWDAGYVAQPLHTILDDAAAKMGARLCLDFLDKHYSYAEVLDLANRVAKGLQEAGVKPGDRVGLLLPNTPYYVAAYFGILKAGAIVVNLNPLYAEKELQHLVEDSGVEILFTLDVGALYDKVAQLLATTPLRRVVVCKMSEILPFPKNLLFPLLRFSQLASIPDDVQHLRFSKLTANDGAFQPQPVHPVKDLAVLQYTGGTTGLSKGAMLTHGNVYINARQLSDWFPSREIGKEKLLCVLPLFHVFAMTAIMHWALMNGGSLILLPRFDLDQLLKVINQKKPSVFHAVPTLYAAIANHPKIADYDLTSIKSCISGGAPLPMDVKNRFEALTGCRLVEGYGLSEASPVLSCNPLEGENKAGSVGQPMPDTTVEIVALDDPDKVLGIGERGEITGTGPQVMAGYWQKPEVSAKTLRSGRLHTGDVGYLDEDGYLFIVDRIKEMIIASGYKIYPRTVEEALYEHPAVVECAVIGAPDEYRGETVMAVVAFAPGQRATEEELTAFLKDRLAPMEMPKIYKFRDSLPKTPVGKIEKKVLVAEYVGPPDGK, encoded by the coding sequence ATGGCGGAAGGGACTAGCCCTCAGGGCGCGCAGCCGTGGCTGCGCAACTACGCGCCGGGCGTGCGCTGGGACGCCGGCTACGTCGCCCAACCCCTCCATACGATCCTGGACGACGCGGCCGCGAAGATGGGCGCGCGGCTCTGCCTGGACTTCCTCGACAAGCACTACAGCTACGCCGAGGTTCTGGACCTCGCCAACCGGGTCGCCAAGGGGCTGCAGGAGGCCGGCGTCAAACCGGGCGACCGGGTCGGGCTGCTGCTGCCCAACACGCCCTACTACGTCGCCGCCTACTTCGGGATCCTCAAGGCCGGCGCGATCGTGGTGAACCTGAACCCGCTCTACGCCGAGAAGGAGCTGCAGCACCTGGTCGAGGACTCCGGGGTCGAGATCCTCTTTACCCTCGACGTCGGCGCGCTCTACGACAAGGTTGCGCAGCTGCTTGCCACGACCCCTCTGCGGCGGGTGGTGGTCTGCAAGATGTCCGAGATCCTGCCCTTTCCGAAGAATCTGCTGTTCCCGCTGCTGCGCTTCTCGCAGCTGGCCAGCATCCCAGACGACGTCCAGCACCTGCGCTTTTCCAAGCTGACCGCCAACGACGGCGCCTTCCAGCCGCAGCCGGTCCACCCGGTCAAGGACCTGGCGGTGCTGCAGTACACCGGCGGCACCACGGGCCTGTCCAAGGGCGCGATGCTGACCCACGGCAACGTCTACATCAACGCCCGCCAGCTGAGCGACTGGTTCCCGTCGCGGGAGATCGGCAAGGAAAAGCTGCTTTGCGTCCTGCCGCTGTTCCACGTCTTCGCCATGACCGCGATCATGCACTGGGCCTTGATGAACGGCGGCTCGTTGATCCTGCTGCCGCGCTTCGACCTGGACCAGCTGCTGAAGGTCATCAACCAGAAGAAGCCCAGCGTCTTCCACGCCGTGCCGACGCTCTACGCCGCGATCGCCAACCATCCGAAGATCGCCGACTACGATCTGACCTCGATCAAGTCCTGCATATCCGGCGGCGCGCCGCTGCCGATGGACGTCAAGAACCGCTTCGAGGCCCTGACCGGCTGCCGCCTGGTCGAGGGCTACGGACTCTCCGAGGCCTCGCCGGTCCTGAGCTGCAACCCGCTGGAAGGCGAGAACAAGGCCGGCTCGGTCGGTCAGCCGATGCCGGACACGACGGTCGAGATCGTCGCCCTGGACGACCCGGACAAGGTCCTGGGGATCGGCGAGCGCGGCGAGATCACCGGCACCGGACCCCAGGTCATGGCCGGCTACTGGCAGAAGCCCGAGGTCTCGGCCAAGACCCTGCGTAGCGGCCGTTTGCACACCGGAGACGTTGGATATCTGGACGAGGATGGCTATCTCTTCATTGTCGACCGGATCAAGGAGATGATCATCGCCAGCGGCTACAAGATCTATCCGCGCACGGTGGAGGAGGCGCTCTACGAGCACCCCGCCGTCGTGGAATGCGCGGTCATCGGCGCGCCCGACGAGTACCGGGGCGAGACGGTCATGGCGGTGGTCGCCTTCGCCCCGGGCCAGCGCGCGACCGAGGAGGAGCTGACGGCCTTCCTCAAGGACCGCCTGGCGCCGATGGAGATGCCGAAGATCTACAAGTTCCGGGACAGCCTGCCGAAGACCCCGGTGGGCAAGATAGAGAAGAAGGTCCTGGTCGCCGAATACGTCGGACCGCCCGACGGCAAGTAG
- a CDS encoding class I SAM-dependent methyltransferase, with amino-acid sequence MTGPLERTAYALGQTARAGVYWGQYWLSGRMTKPVKAPRPIDKPMPGSRRVLDGLRELFLQDWRNIEAGYYRLPHDLAASPLQAVARAGAYFSDLAKVEARRHARSNSEVFEAPHRGRYPRYFLQNFHYQTDGYLSRESAELYDHQVEVLFGGGADAMRRQALVPLYHFLKDRRVRETRLLDLGCGTGRLLSFVKDNYPRLGVTALDLSPYYLERAQALLRPWRDIAFVQAPAEETGLPDGDFDVVTAVFLFHELPAKVRRAVAAEAARLLKPGGLFLLVDSLQLGDVPEYDGLIEYFPVAFHEPYYADYAKSDLEALFADAGLRTEDVSLAYFSRVMALRKPN; translated from the coding sequence ATGACCGGCCCCCTGGAGCGCACCGCCTACGCCCTGGGCCAGACCGCCCGGGCCGGGGTCTACTGGGGCCAGTACTGGCTGTCCGGCCGGATGACCAAGCCGGTCAAGGCGCCGCGGCCGATCGACAAGCCGATGCCCGGCAGCCGCCGGGTCCTGGACGGCCTGCGCGAGCTTTTCCTCCAGGACTGGCGCAACATCGAGGCCGGCTACTATCGCCTGCCGCACGACCTGGCGGCCTCGCCGCTGCAGGCCGTAGCCCGGGCGGGCGCCTACTTCTCGGACCTGGCCAAGGTCGAGGCCCGCCGCCACGCCCGCAGCAACAGCGAGGTCTTCGAGGCGCCGCACAGGGGACGCTATCCGCGCTACTTCCTGCAGAACTTCCACTACCAGACCGACGGCTACCTCAGCCGGGAGTCGGCCGAGCTCTACGACCATCAGGTCGAGGTGCTCTTCGGCGGCGGCGCCGACGCCATGCGCCGCCAGGCCCTGGTGCCGCTCTACCACTTCCTTAAGGACCGGCGGGTGCGCGAGACCCGGCTGCTCGACCTGGGCTGCGGCACCGGGCGTCTCCTGTCCTTCGTCAAGGACAACTACCCACGCCTGGGGGTCACCGCGCTCGACCTCAGCCCCTACTACCTGGAGCGGGCCCAGGCGCTGTTGCGGCCCTGGCGCGACATCGCCTTCGTCCAGGCCCCGGCCGAGGAGACCGGGCTGCCCGACGGCGACTTCGACGTGGTCACCGCGGTCTTCCTGTTCCACGAGCTGCCGGCCAAGGTGCGCCGCGCGGTCGCCGCCGAGGCGGCCCGCCTGCTGAAGCCCGGCGGCCTCTTCCTCCTGGTCGACTCCCTGCAGCTCGGCGACGTGCCGGAGTACGACGGCCTGATCGAGTACTTCCCGGTTGCTTTTCATGAGCCGTACTACGCGGATTACGCGAAAAGCGACCTGGAGGCGCTTTTCGCGGACGCCGGGCTGCGGACCGAAGACGTCAGCCTGGCCTATTTCTCGCGCGTCATGGCGCTGCGCAAGCCGAATTAG
- a CDS encoding cell envelope integrity protein TolA, producing MSSALIRGTAFLFVAALILAACTARPKPEAPETPSPVDVTGPNQLTAEEMDAVRTQVRRCWSPPVGVPDRDQVIVTLRLALNFDGSLRQMEVTEKEKLNRERFYEVSAQAAMRAVRRCSPLTLPPDKYESWKTLYLTFNPSFLLDRR from the coding sequence ATGAGCAGTGCTTTGATCCGCGGAACAGCTTTTCTTTTTGTCGCCGCCCTGATTCTCGCCGCCTGCACGGCGAGACCAAAGCCGGAAGCGCCCGAGACTCCGAGCCCCGTGGATGTCACGGGTCCAAATCAGCTGACTGCCGAGGAGATGGACGCTGTCCGCACCCAAGTCCGGCGCTGCTGGAGTCCGCCGGTCGGCGTCCCGGACCGGGATCAAGTCATCGTCACGCTGCGCCTCGCTCTCAATTTCGACGGATCGCTGCGGCAGATGGAGGTGACCGAAAAAGAGAAGCTGAACCGCGAGCGCTTCTACGAAGTCTCCGCCCAAGCCGCAATGCGTGCCGTTCGCCGCTGTAGCCCGCTCACACTGCCGCCGGACAAGTACGAGAGCTGGAAGACTCTCTACCTGACTTTCAATCCATCGTTTCTCTTGGATCGACGCTAG
- a CDS encoding acetolactate synthase large subunit, with protein sequence MKASDLFVRCLEAEGVERIFGVPGEENADLMISLLDSKIDFVLCRHEQAAAFMADAYGRLTGKPGVCLATLGPGATNLVTGVADANMDRAPLVAIIGQGSTARLHKESHQNMDSIAMFEPISKWARSILNPATIPEVVRKAFKVAQMEKPGATVIELPEDVAEAEVDLQPMVPSRTRRPAADWKAVHQAVDLILAAKDPLILAGNGTVRNRAAKQLRRLARKTGIPVVNTFMGKGAVPMDDPHCLFTIGLQGKDHILRAFKKADLIVSVGYDLVEYAPGFWNPERDKRIVHIDFEPAEIDEAYPVSVDICADVADALWQINERINEVRGEDLPLHDIGRCRELRDTIWADLTAEREDTAFPMKPQRILNDIRAALRPQDILLSDVGAHKMWVARYYQCLEQNTCLISNGFCSMGFALPGAIGAKFAAPESKVVAVCGDAGFLMNVHDLETAARLKIPLVVVVWLDGEYGLIKWKQQNHFDGRHSDLAFTNPDMELLAKSFGIWGRKVEAAADFRPTLDEALAQDGPCLIAVEVDYAENRKLTKRLGEVELHL encoded by the coding sequence ATGAAAGCCTCCGACCTCTTTGTCCGCTGCCTCGAAGCCGAAGGCGTCGAGCGCATCTTCGGCGTGCCCGGCGAGGAGAACGCGGATCTCATGATCTCCCTGCTCGACTCCAAGATCGACTTCGTGCTCTGCCGGCATGAGCAGGCCGCCGCCTTCATGGCCGACGCCTACGGCCGCCTGACCGGGAAGCCCGGCGTCTGCCTGGCGACCCTCGGGCCGGGCGCGACCAACCTGGTGACCGGCGTCGCCGACGCCAACATGGACCGCGCGCCGCTGGTTGCGATCATCGGCCAGGGCTCGACCGCGCGGCTGCACAAGGAAAGCCACCAGAACATGGACTCCATCGCCATGTTCGAGCCGATCTCCAAGTGGGCGCGCTCGATCCTCAACCCGGCGACCATTCCCGAGGTCGTGCGCAAGGCCTTCAAGGTCGCCCAGATGGAGAAGCCGGGCGCCACCGTGATCGAGCTGCCCGAGGACGTCGCCGAGGCGGAGGTCGACCTGCAGCCCATGGTGCCCAGCCGCACGCGCCGGCCGGCCGCCGACTGGAAGGCCGTGCACCAGGCGGTCGACCTGATCCTGGCGGCCAAGGACCCGCTTATCCTGGCCGGCAACGGCACCGTCCGGAACCGCGCCGCCAAGCAGCTGCGCCGCCTGGCGCGCAAGACCGGCATCCCGGTCGTCAACACCTTCATGGGCAAGGGCGCAGTGCCGATGGACGACCCGCACTGCCTCTTCACCATCGGGCTGCAGGGCAAGGACCACATCCTGCGCGCCTTCAAGAAGGCCGACCTGATCGTCTCGGTCGGCTACGACCTTGTGGAGTACGCGCCCGGCTTCTGGAACCCGGAGCGCGACAAGCGGATCGTGCACATCGACTTCGAGCCGGCCGAGATCGACGAGGCCTATCCGGTCAGCGTCGACATCTGCGCCGACGTCGCCGACGCCCTGTGGCAGATCAACGAGCGCATCAACGAGGTGCGGGGCGAGGACCTGCCGCTGCACGACATCGGGCGCTGCCGGGAGCTGCGCGACACCATCTGGGCGGACCTGACCGCGGAGCGGGAGGACACCGCCTTCCCGATGAAGCCGCAGCGCATCCTGAACGACATCCGCGCCGCCCTGCGCCCCCAGGACATCCTCCTCTCCGACGTCGGCGCCCACAAGATGTGGGTCGCGCGCTACTACCAGTGCCTGGAGCAGAACACCTGCCTGATCTCCAACGGCTTCTGCTCCATGGGCTTCGCGCTGCCCGGCGCCATCGGCGCCAAGTTCGCCGCTCCGGAGTCGAAGGTGGTGGCGGTCTGCGGCGACGCCGGCTTCCTGATGAACGTCCACGACCTGGAGACCGCGGCGCGCCTGAAGATTCCCCTGGTGGTCGTGGTCTGGCTGGACGGCGAGTACGGCCTGATCAAGTGGAAGCAGCAGAACCACTTCGACGGCCGTCATTCCGACCTGGCCTTCACCAACCCGGACATGGAGCTGCTGGCGAAATCCTTCGGCATCTGGGGCCGCAAGGTCGAAGCCGCCGCCGACTTCCGCCCGACGCTCGACGAGGCCCTGGCCCAGGACGGCCCCTGCCTGATCGCCGTCGAGGTCGACTACGCCGAGAACCGCAAGCTGACCAAGCGCCTGGGCGAGGTCGAGCTGCACCTTTAG
- a CDS encoding thiolase family protein → MEKNVVIAGFARSPFHFANKGELTRVRPDELAAQTVRGLIEKTGVDPNEIEDLILGCALPEGEQGLNMGRLVGFLAELPISVAGMTVNRFCGSSMQSVHIAAGAIQMGAGEAFICAGVESMTRVPIPGFNPLLHPVMAERYPQAYMSMGETAENVAEKYKIPRERQEELAVISHQKAAKAQAEGRFEGELVAITQGNHKVEVDGCIRPDTNAESLAGLKPAFKDTGSVTAATSSPLTDGAAATLVTSEDFAKAHGLTPLARIKAIAVGGCAPEIMGMGPVVASGKAMERAGVTAKDIDVVELNEAFASQALACIDELGLEMEKINIDGGALALGHPLGATGARITGKAAQIMHRDGKGLALSSQCIGGGQGIATILEAA, encoded by the coding sequence ATGGAGAAGAACGTCGTCATCGCCGGCTTCGCCCGGTCGCCTTTCCACTTCGCCAACAAGGGCGAGCTGACCCGGGTGCGGCCCGACGAGCTGGCCGCCCAGACCGTGCGCGGCCTGATCGAGAAGACCGGCGTCGATCCCAACGAGATCGAGGACCTGATCCTCGGCTGCGCCCTGCCCGAGGGCGAGCAGGGACTGAACATGGGCCGCCTGGTCGGCTTTCTGGCGGAGCTGCCGATCTCGGTCGCCGGCATGACCGTGAACCGCTTCTGCGGCTCCTCCATGCAGTCGGTGCACATCGCCGCCGGCGCCATCCAGATGGGCGCCGGCGAAGCCTTTATCTGCGCCGGGGTCGAGTCCATGACCCGGGTGCCGATCCCCGGCTTCAACCCGCTGCTGCACCCGGTCATGGCCGAGCGCTATCCCCAGGCCTACATGTCCATGGGCGAGACCGCGGAGAACGTCGCCGAGAAGTACAAGATCCCGCGCGAGCGCCAGGAGGAGCTGGCCGTCATCAGCCACCAGAAGGCAGCCAAGGCCCAAGCCGAGGGCCGCTTCGAGGGCGAGCTGGTGGCGATCACCCAGGGCAACCACAAGGTCGAGGTCGACGGCTGCATCCGGCCGGACACCAACGCCGAGTCTCTGGCCGGCCTCAAGCCCGCCTTCAAGGACACGGGCAGCGTGACCGCGGCGACCTCCTCGCCGCTGACCGACGGCGCGGCGGCGACCCTGGTCACCTCCGAGGACTTCGCCAAGGCCCACGGCCTGACCCCGCTGGCCCGGATCAAGGCCATCGCGGTCGGCGGCTGCGCCCCGGAGATCATGGGCATGGGCCCGGTGGTCGCCAGCGGCAAGGCCATGGAGCGCGCCGGCGTCACCGCCAAGGACATCGACGTGGTCGAGCTCAACGAGGCCTTCGCCTCGCAGGCCCTGGCCTGCATCGACGAGCTCGGGCTCGAGATGGAGAAGATCAACATCGACGGCGGCGCCTTGGCCCTGGGCCATCCCCTGGGCGCGACCGGGGCGCGGATCACCGGCAAGGCGGCCCAGATCATGCACCGCGACGGTAAGGGCTTGGCGCTGTCCAGCCAGTGCATCGGCGGCGGCCAGGGCATCGCGACCATCCTGGAGGCGGCCTGA
- a CDS encoding 3-hydroxyacyl-CoA dehydrogenase NAD-binding domain-containing protein, which translates to MAEKSINKVAVIGAGVMGGGIAAQVANAGIPVVLLDIVPDGAKDRSVVAKTAIQKMLKADPAPFMSRRAAKRVTAGNIEDDLDQLADCDWIVEVVIERLDIKQELYKKIQAARKPGSIVSSNTSTLPLARLVEGMEAELKPDFLITHFFNPPRYMRLLEVVAGPDTRADAVATLSDFADRRLGKDVVACNDTPGFIANRIGTFWVQAAVAAALDQGLSVEEADAVMGRPLGIPKTGVFALMDLVGIDLMPHVDRSLSENLPADDAYNQVRRDLPVVREMIEAGYTGRKGKGGFFRLNKEGGKRIKEARNLQTGAYAPAQKVHLESLDAAKQGGAKALVAHEDRGGVYAWTVMSRLLDYSASLVPEIADSVADVDRAMRLGYNWKFGPFELIDKLGAADFARRLEAEGAPVPPLLKTAAEAGSFYRVEGGRLQYLGVEGGYHDVERPSGVELLADVKRRSEPLARNGSASLWDVGDGVLCFEVHTKLNVLDPEVFALFRKAIEIVPKAHKALVLYNEGSNFSAGANLGLALFAANTAMWPMIESMVGEGQKTYLALKRAPFPVVAAPSGLALGGGCEMLLHADAVQAHAESYIGLVEVGVGVIPGWGGTKELMHRLAENPRLPKGPMPHVAKAFETIGTAQVAKSAFEAQEMGFLRPSDGISFNRDRLLADAKAKALELAEGYRPPEPIELTLPGPSGRAALNLALHDLKLKGLVTPHDETVAGELANVLTGGPGADQTEPIPEDEILALERASFMKLARTSQTLARMEHTITTGKPLRN; encoded by the coding sequence ATGGCGGAGAAGTCGATCAACAAGGTCGCCGTCATCGGCGCCGGCGTCATGGGCGGCGGCATCGCCGCTCAAGTCGCCAATGCCGGGATCCCGGTGGTCCTGCTGGACATCGTCCCTGACGGGGCAAAAGACCGCAGCGTGGTCGCCAAGACCGCGATCCAGAAGATGCTCAAGGCCGATCCGGCGCCCTTCATGAGCAGGCGGGCGGCCAAGCGGGTCACCGCCGGCAACATCGAGGACGACCTGGACCAGCTCGCCGACTGCGACTGGATCGTCGAGGTCGTGATCGAGCGCCTGGACATCAAGCAGGAGCTCTACAAGAAGATCCAGGCGGCCCGGAAGCCGGGCTCCATCGTCTCCTCCAACACCTCGACCCTGCCGCTGGCGCGGCTGGTCGAGGGCATGGAGGCCGAACTCAAGCCCGACTTCCTGATCACGCACTTTTTCAATCCGCCGCGCTACATGCGCCTGCTGGAGGTGGTCGCCGGGCCCGACACCCGGGCCGACGCCGTCGCGACCTTGAGCGACTTCGCCGACCGGCGCCTGGGCAAGGACGTGGTCGCCTGCAACGACACACCGGGCTTCATCGCCAACCGTATCGGCACCTTCTGGGTCCAGGCCGCGGTGGCCGCGGCGCTCGACCAGGGCCTCTCGGTCGAGGAGGCCGACGCCGTCATGGGCCGGCCGCTGGGCATCCCCAAGACCGGCGTCTTCGCCCTGATGGACCTGGTCGGCATCGACCTTATGCCGCACGTCGACCGCAGCCTCTCGGAGAACCTGCCGGCCGACGACGCCTACAACCAGGTGCGCCGCGACCTGCCTGTGGTCCGCGAGATGATCGAGGCCGGCTATACCGGCCGCAAGGGCAAGGGCGGCTTCTTCCGGCTCAACAAGGAGGGCGGCAAGCGCATCAAGGAGGCGCGCAACCTGCAGACCGGCGCCTATGCCCCGGCCCAGAAGGTCCATCTGGAGAGCCTGGACGCGGCCAAGCAGGGCGGCGCCAAGGCCCTGGTCGCGCACGAGGACAGGGGCGGCGTCTACGCCTGGACCGTGATGTCGCGGCTGCTCGACTACTCGGCCTCCCTGGTGCCCGAGATCGCCGACAGCGTGGCCGACGTCGATCGCGCCATGCGCCTGGGCTACAACTGGAAGTTCGGGCCCTTCGAGCTGATCGACAAGCTGGGCGCCGCCGACTTCGCCAGGCGCCTGGAGGCAGAGGGCGCGCCGGTGCCGCCGCTGCTGAAGACCGCGGCCGAGGCCGGCAGCTTCTACCGGGTCGAGGGCGGCCGGCTGCAGTACCTCGGCGTCGAGGGCGGCTACCACGACGTGGAGCGCCCGTCGGGCGTCGAGCTGTTGGCCGACGTCAAGCGGCGCAGCGAGCCTTTGGCCCGGAACGGCTCGGCCAGCCTCTGGGACGTCGGCGACGGCGTGCTCTGCTTCGAGGTCCACACCAAGCTCAACGTCCTGGACCCCGAGGTCTTCGCCCTGTTCCGCAAGGCCATCGAGATCGTGCCCAAGGCGCACAAGGCCCTGGTGCTCTACAACGAGGGCAGCAACTTCTCGGCCGGCGCCAACCTGGGCCTCGCGCTCTTCGCCGCCAACACGGCGATGTGGCCGATGATCGAGTCCATGGTCGGCGAGGGCCAGAAGACCTATCTGGCGCTGAAGCGCGCGCCCTTTCCGGTGGTCGCGGCGCCTTCGGGCCTGGCCCTGGGCGGCGGCTGCGAGATGCTGCTGCACGCCGATGCGGTCCAGGCCCACGCCGAGAGCTACATCGGCCTGGTCGAGGTCGGCGTGGGCGTGATCCCGGGCTGGGGCGGCACCAAGGAGCTGATGCACCGCCTGGCCGAAAATCCGCGCCTGCCCAAGGGCCCCATGCCGCACGTCGCCAAGGCCTTCGAGACCATCGGCACCGCCCAGGTGGCGAAGTCGGCCTTCGAGGCCCAGGAGATGGGCTTCCTGCGGCCGAGCGACGGCATCAGCTTCAACCGCGACCGCCTGCTGGCCGACGCCAAGGCCAAGGCCCTGGAGCTGGCCGAAGGCTACCGGCCGCCGGAGCCGATCGAGCTAACCCTGCCCGGACCCTCGGGCCGCGCCGCGCTGAACCTGGCGCTGCACGACCTCAAGCTGAAGGGCCTGGTCACGCCGCACGACGAGACCGTGGCCGGCGAGCTCGCCAACGTCCTGACCGGCGGGCCCGGCGCGGATCAGACCGAGCCGATCCCGGAGGATGAGATCCTGGCCCTGGAGCGCGCGAGTTTCATGAAGCTGGCCCGCACCAGCCAGACCCTGGCCCGGATGGAGCACACCATCACCACCGGCAAGCCGCTGAGGAACTGA